From the Micromonospora echinospora genome, the window GCACCTGCGGGACGCGGGGCTGGTCAGCCTCGGCAAGACCACGACCTCGGAACTGGGCTGCTCGCTCTACTCCGAGGGGCTGGTCGCGCCGCCGGCCCGGAACCCGTGGCATCTGGCGTACACGGCGGGTGGCTCCTCCGGTGGCGCGGCGGCAGCGGTCGCCGCCGGGCTGGTGCCCGTCGCGCAGGGTTCCGACGGGGGCGGCTCGGTGCGCATCCCGGCCGCCCTGTGCGGCCTGGTCGGCCACAAGCCGAGCCGCGGGCTGGTCTCCGGCGGTCCGCTCGGCTCCGGCGCGTTCGGCCTGCCCACCAACGGTCCGATCGGCCGGACCGTCGCCGACGTGGCCGCGCTGCTGGACGTCATGGCCGTTCCGGTGCCGGGGGAGCCCTACCTGCCACCTCCGCCGCCGGCCGGTGGTCACCTGGCCGCGGCCCGTCGGGCTGCGCCCGGCCGGCTGCGGGTGGGGCGGTTCACCCACCCGATGCTCGTCGACGGACCGGTCCACCCGGACTGCGTGGCCGCCGTCGACCGGGCCGCCGCGCTGCTCGCCGGGGCCGGGCACGAGGTGGTCGAGGTGGAGCCGCCGCTCGGGCCGGAGTGCTGGCCGCTCTTCGAGACCCTCTGGTACGTGCTGTCGCTCGCCCCGGTCACCCCGGAACGGGAGGGCGACCTGCTGCCGTTGACCCGGCTGATGCGTGAGCGGGGCAGCCGGATCTCCGCCGCCGCCCTGACCGGCACCCTCGCCGAACTCCAGGCGCTGGTCCGCCTCGGTGCCCGGCGGACCGCCGGCGTCGACCTGTTGCTCTGCCCGACCGTGGCCACGCCGCAGGCGCCGGTCGGCTGGTTCCATTCCGGTGTCGACCCGGCGGAGGACTTCGACCGGCAGCGACGGTTCTCGCCGTACTGCGCGGTTTTCAACCTGACCGGCCAGCCGTCCGTCTCGCTTCCGGTCGGCCGTACCGGCGAGGGTCTCCCGGTGGGCGTCCTACTCACCGGTCGGTACGGCGACGACGCGCGGCTGTTGGCCGCTGCCGCCGAGGTCGAACGGG encodes:
- a CDS encoding amidase, whose translation is MAEPHDLNALEQAAAVARGDLSSVELVEHHLARVEALGDTVGAFVTVTPEEARRAARAADAVPPAERGPLHGVPTAVKDLTLTAGVRTTFGSAAFADFVPMVDADVVRHLRDAGLVSLGKTTTSELGCSLYSEGLVAPPARNPWHLAYTAGGSSGGAAAAVAAGLVPVAQGSDGGGSVRIPAALCGLVGHKPSRGLVSGGPLGSGAFGLPTNGPIGRTVADVAALLDVMAVPVPGEPYLPPPPPAGGHLAAARRAAPGRLRVGRFTHPMLVDGPVHPDCVAAVDRAAALLAGAGHEVVEVEPPLGPECWPLFETLWYVLSLAPVTPEREGDLLPLTRLMRERGSRISAAALTGTLAELQALVRLGARRTAGVDLLLCPTVATPQAPVGWFHSGVDPAEDFDRQRRFSPYCAVFNLTGQPSVSLPVGRTGEGLPVGVLLTGRYGDDARLLAAAAEVERADGGWDHRHPAIWRAVGSANVNSSGVGGATP